The genome window CATCTGCCCAGCGGATTCTGATTGAGTGTCAGGCGATTGAATTTCGGGAATGTGCTCTTCTCAATGTCGCTGAGCAATTGACGCTCCTTGCTGGACAGATTGACGATACTGGTCATGCCCTCGGCCAGCGCCATGGCAAACACAATGAAGCGCAAGTCATTCGGACGAAACTCGAAGAGCTCTTGCAGACGCAGTGCCTCCACAATGTCGCCCTCGTcgagcagcagttgcagcaatcCATCCAAGCGCTGCTCCATCTCTGGCGTCAACTGCGACTTGTTTGCAATGCTGAGATCATCGATGCCCGCCAACTCTTTCAGCTCTGAGAAGGATTTGTAGAGCACACAACGCTCCTGTCGCATAATCTGCTCAAAGTACTCTGAGTGATAAATCGTCACTGGTTCCGTCTCCTgttccagctccagctgcacGTAGCACATGACCATGTCGTATTCGATTTGATCCCGATCGAAGCTTTCGTTGGGAAACAAATGATGCTGCTTGATCACACCCAGCGCACTCTGCAGCAGCTCGTAGCGACGTCGCAGATTCTCCTCCGGTTGCTGGGCAGCAGCTTGCAGCAAGAAGTTCACCAATATGGCCGGAGGCAGAGCATGCTGCTCAATCTCTCGCTCGTACTCAGCATGCTGATGGAGCTGCCCGGCCTCCAGCTCCGCCAGCCACTTGGCATACACAATGTCAGCCAGTGGTAGCTGCAATAGCGCTGCTAGCTGCAGTGCCTCCTCGTAGGCCTTGGCCTCGGTCAGCGCATCCACCAGACGCTTGTACTCGGCGCTGTCTCTGCGCACCAGCAGCTCGTAGTCAATGCCCAGCTGGCGTATCCAAGTGGCGGCCACACCGAAAATGCGATGCAGCAGACAAAAGTCGAGCAGATCGCAAATGTCGCCCACATCGGAGCGACAGATGCACTCGAGAaacttttgctgttgcatgcTGCAGTCAAAGTTgcattgcaactgcaacagcaacaggccAATGCAGCGCTGCATCAACTGCTTGCGGGCAAGTGGAGCGCAGAGTGGCAGCTGAACTGCATCCTGGCTCCAGCTGCACAGAAAGTGACGCAGCTCCACAATGGTGGAGTCACTAAAGTCCTGATGCTGCGCGGTGAGTTGCAAGAAGCGGCACAGATGCACGAATTTGCAGTCCTGCAAAgtacaaatattaaagttaaagtaGTGCATTCATCTTTAAGATACTCTCTATTTCGAGATTATATTTAGTTAAGCAGctaagcaaacaattttatattaaacaacTTCTTGAATAATCactaaaatatcaaaattatgaTCAAATTAAAAGCCTTTCAATCGGATTACTGAATTATTATTGTCTTCTAACGTCTTCAAACATTCGAAATCAGTTGTATCTATAAAGAGTTAGAactatctttttttttattattattatatgtaaaaCTTTTTGAACTGTTTGATTGACTAAAAGACTGATTGAACTGCCAACGCACAATACAAACTGCATAAGATGGAAAGCTAGAACTTGTACTCCACACAGTTTACATTATTTTACTGAGAGTTTTCAAGTTTCTACTGTTTCTTATATCGCATGTCCAAACTTGAATATGAATCTATGGTGCTGTGGGTTTTGACAGTTTTGTATATTCTGAACTGCGAAATTTAAGCGATAATCACTCAGTAAGAAGAATATGTGTCTTACTACCCTCTACACGCACTTTCTTTACACAACCTATTACATCAATCTAGTTAGACACAGAAGTAACAAGGACAACTGTCACTTACCGGCTGAAAGATGCAAAAGCTGTGCAGCAGCGCATTCACCTGCCCCTCCTTGACCACGTTGCGTATGAGTGACCAAACGTACtcctcttgctcttgctcccTCGATCTGCTCGCCTCCAGCAGTAGCTGCGTCCATTGGCCGCTGGCCACCGCCAGCCAAACGAGCCAGCACCAATCGCGATTCTGGTCGCTGAGCGTTGCCGCCAGCACAGCCAGAATAGGCATTTGATGGCGGACGCAGTGCTTCAGCAGATTGATGCTGGTGCAATGCTGACCGCTGCTCTGCATCAGCTCCACAAATTTGGCTGTGCTGCCGATGCATTCGTCGggcaaattgttgctgctgcacagcACAATGGCAAACACATCCTGCTGAGCATTGTGGGTGAGCAGACTGCACATGGATTGCCCCGAATCGCgctgcaattgctgcagaTTCGCATCCAAGCCCGAGCTGTGTGACGAGTTGGTCATATTGTCCTGCGACGAATTGGTTTGTCCATCGCCGCGTCGCGTCTGTCGATTGGCGGCGCGTTTATGTTGCCGCTCATGGCTGCAATCGTAGCTGAGGGCGCGCAGCATGTGCACGCCAAGAGCACGGCACTTGAAgtgcggcagcagctgctgcagttcGCTGAGCGGCAGATCAAAGTACTGGAAGAGCAAGAGTAGTTGCCACCACTCGTTGCTTGCCGCAAAATGTTGCAGCATTGCCGTTGGCCATTTACCCTGCAGATTACGCGCAGCCAAACGCATCAGTGCTGTATACGATTCCAGTGGAAACTctgctgactgctgctgcagctcgtGCACCAAGGCTCTATCCCAATGCTGCAGTTGTTCCGTGTAGCTGCTGGCCGTGCTCGTTGCCGGCAAGCGGCGTTGCAAGTGCAGAAAGCTGCGCAACGTTTGCGTATCGAAATCCAGCATTTCACAGCAAGCCACACAATGCGTGACCAGCTCCTCGTCGCCAGCATGCTGCAGTGCCAACTGCGTGGCCGTCTCGCAGGCATGGAACAGCTGAGTGCGTGTGATCTGGCCATaaagctgcagttgctccatCAGAAAATAGTACACAGCATAAGCGCTGCGCTGTTGCTTCAGATAATGCGTGTAATTCAGCTGCGCTTTCCTCGCATAGCGTTGACTAAGGCGTGCATTCGAAAAGCTGATCAGCTCACCTGGATGTGCAGCAGCCAAGGCATCCAGATTCACGTGCTTGAACTTGTTAAACAGATCGTGAGGGCTGGGCAAAACTGCCGCAGCATTGCCGGGCACATGACGCTCGAAGCGCGACATCAGCGACTTCAAATAGGGCACGCGACTGAGATTGCTGGAGGAGAGGAAACCCTCGAGCCCCAGCACGCTGGGCTCGTGGCACAGAAAGTCAAAGAACGTGAGCAGCGGCTGCTCCTGCAGCGATTCGGCGGCGTTGTGCGTGCGCTCCAAATAGCTCTGCACGCTTTTGGATAACTGCAAAGGAAGAAACATTAAAAGTGAACTATTAAAAGTTACTGCATTGCTTACCAGCTCGAATCCCTCACGCTCTGTGGGATCATGAGTCTTCAGTTCAATGAGCAGCGTCAGCAAAGGCTCATTCTCGCCAGCCAGCTGCTCCAAAGCACTCACGGGTACGCAATccagaagcagcagcgaatGATAGCCACGTTCGAGCAGATGACGTGCCATTGGCAGGCGACAGATGAGCTCCTTGTGCTGATCCAGGCACTGCATGGTGCACAGGCGACGCAGCACCGTCGACACATCCGCCGCTTCGGCTGCAAAGAAGTATCCAGCTTGTGCAAAATAATTTCGCAGTGGTTCGCATGGTTGCTCCAAGTGTTCCAGCGCATACTCGTACATGGCAGGCTCGAGTCTCCACACCGCATAAGCTTGCTCCAAGGGCTTTAATTCCACAGTGTCGTCTGCATCCTGACACCAGCACCAGCGACGCAATCTGTCCAGCTGAGCAGTGTTCACCAGATGCTGCCAGACCAACTGCTTATTCAGCTCCGACAACAGCTCATCGTTGTGATTGGCAAAGTAGAGTTCCACGAGTAGCAGCTGTAGCGTGTGCTCGGGCAGCGTCATCAGCGCTTCGATGTGCACGCGTGGCAAAGTTGATTTATGTTTGTTCAAGAGATCGCTGCAATCGCGTAGCTGTTTCACCAATGACCAGTAGTATTCGAGCACTGTTTGCTCCTGCTCAAACAGCTGCGGATCACGGCAGCGCAGATGATCGAGCACAAATTCACTGAGATCCGCATCGTTGCATTCACAGGCATATTGATAGAAGAAACACTTCACATCACGTTCCACATTGTGCAGCACATTGTCCGCCTTGCAGACGAGACGCTCGGAGAGCAGGCGACGCACATAGGCGTCGACGACGTCGTAGAAATAGTGACGGTACTCGGAGACGGGAATCTTCTGCTTGGCAGCCCAGTACTCCATGCACAGATCGATGTGTTCGCCTTTTGTGGCCACTTCCTTGATGATGGACACCTCGCTGATGCCCGACCAACTTTTGAAGATCTTATTGCGTGCCTGGGTGGAAtgcattttgtgtttaatgggcgttttcacattttcacaACACCATTCGCaaagtttgtttttctctttgtcCCCAATCGGACAACTGTTGGTGTTTTTGCAGCTGTTGGGTCAACAGCTGTTTGCCAGCTGTGCGGCGTTGCCAGATTGCCAAGTGAGTAGCATCGAGTAACAAGTACTTTTTGCAAGTATGGCGGTTCATTTTGAATTCACGCATTTGGGGAACATGTGGCAGCATATCGTCTTTCCTCTTGGTAATTGAATATGCCAGCAAATTGTCCTTGCCTCACGCGTCGTAACTTGtctgaaatttaataaattgcagGAAACGACAGCAGCCCCAAACACATTGCATGGCAAAGTTCAGAccacacagcaaaaaaaaaagacaaagcaaaaaaaaaaaaacaacaaatttcttAATGTTAAAATGCTTAATGTTTTCATGTTGGGCTGGTTTTCTTGGACCGGGTCTTTTTTTTCGCTAGAACAGCAGTAGCAGAGTGTTTTACCACTTTGTAGATTTGCAAGTGCTCAGCTAGCTAAAAAGCTTACAACATCCGCTTACAAGTTTGGTGGCCAAATAAATCAGCTTACAACAACGAGTGGCAAATGGCCATGTTCCAAGAATGTCACATTTTACATGATCTAAGCCCGAAGACACTTTCTAACAAGACTTATGAACTTGCAACTGGACGCCTCGGGTgtcattaataaatttcacacGATTGTTTTACATGGCATCTCTACATAAAACGGAGCTGCCCCAACTCCAGGTAACCGTTTCCCCCTTTCTACCCTCTCCGTCCGTTCCCCTTTCCACACTTCGCGCACTTGGAGTAAACCCTAAGCTTAAGGCCAGGCCAAGTTGCGTAAGCTGATATTTCTTTCTTTGGGTTTATGCAGCAGCATAATTATTCTTTATATCGTTTATGAGCCAAGAAAAGGTACCTAAAAAGAAAGAAGTAAACAAAGCTAAAAACTGTTGCTATCGACTGTTAAATACCCGGCATGAGTagcttcaaatatttatattattactttatatTGTTAAgggaaatatatataaaatgttcacaaaattaaaaccataaataaaactattaatctattaaactattaaactcaaatttaattattaataatataaataatattatatataccaaatatgtataaatcgTAAGGAAAACTTGCATGTTagattcataaaatatttatgtaaactttgaaaaatatatatttaaacaaagcAGGATAATCATAGGAGACTTTACTTCCAAGGAAACTTTAATTCTTTGACTTTGAAGTGTGGcgacatttaaataatttccagtattgttttttaatgtccaattaaaatgaaagaaatcaTTATTTTCTTAGAGGTCTGTTACtctgattaaaaatatatatgaatagtTTTCGGAGCTGACATTTGAGATCTGCTTTATATCTTCTTCTTtcataatacccttttaccttATAGGAGACGAGTATTAAAAATGCTGCCGCTTCTTGTTGACGATTGTTGCTGCATGTTGCTGCCTGTTgctgcctgttgttgttgttgtttctgatgccgttgtcgttgttgttaccGTTTTGGTCACTTAACAAATAGTCGAAAAGTTTTATGGGATCCCGCGGCTTGCAGTTTGTTTATAAGCGGGTGACTTGGCAATCCAAACCGGTCCCAATCTCTGCTCGCCTCCCCCTCTTTGGCTCTCCAGCGTGTTGCGAGTGTGTGATTTATAGTTACGCACAAGCGCGCAAATCCAATTAGACGAACTCGCTGACTGGCTGACtcgctgactgactgactcactgcctgactgactgactgactgctcTCCAATCCGGCAGCAATGCCCGCGGGCCACAAGATGCCGCCAGGCCAAGAGGACGGCCGCAATCCAAACTGATGTCTCACATGCTCCTCTTTCCCATATATAAAAGGCAAACTACTCGaacatacacaaaatatatatttatttcaaatcgTGGATAGATTCGGGTCGCCGCATTGTATCTCTGTATATCTGCTTTATTACTCTctagtttgttttttattttaaatttgggATGTTTACATCATCGCGGAACTGTCTGCGCCTTCGTTTCGTTGTCcaatgtcgtcgtcgtcgtcgtcgagcGTTGAACGCTGAGCGACGAGCGTTGCGGGAGTGCGGCCTTTTGTTGCATTTGGAATATCAAAGCGACGTCGAACTGCAGCTCGCGTCGCATCTTTATCTAAAAAGCTAAAATGTGTGTCATAATCTCTCGTCCCGTCCCGTCTCCCGTCGATGCGCTGCATGTCGCATGCAAATACAAAAGACATATCATACTATATGCTGCATGTGGAGCAATGCATGACGTCAGCGTGGCGCCCAATTAAGATGCAGCGCGCGCATTGCCGCCTGCTAAAGGCAACCCTGAAAATGTTCCCTTCCCCTCTCCCCGTCAATCTCCTTCTTCCATTCAACATTAATAACAATACATAATGttataatattaacaacaataaGTGCAAAAAGGGCTGAGCGATTCCCACGTGAAATGTGGCCAAGTAACTGGCAACTGGGTGTGTTTCTGTTGTCAGCGTGTTTCGCACTTGGAATGCTTAAATAGCGAATTGCTCCCTCTCCCACTACCTATATAGTTACATACGATAtacataatgtatatatatatataaagtcgTATGTGGTAGCGTAACCTtcgacagctgctgctgctgcattgctTATTGAGGGCTTTTCCAATGGAAAGTCGAGCCGGTCTTTGGTCGGGTCAGCTACAGATTTGGTAATGGCCGCTATTGGCCATAGACAATAGACATAACTGATTGATAGTCGCGGCACATTCCAAGCTGCCTCTTCGCACACTCTTCACACTCCTGGAGCGCTAAActagtttttgttgtattttacgCAAAAAAACGAgtagaaataaaagaaataaacaaatgcgaGCCAATGAGCGcccaccaacaacaatgattAATTGCAGAGGAGCTGCTGCGTCCAAAGGCGCGAACGCATAGTTTGGCAGTACCTTCCCCTTACCCTCTCTATACCTTCGCCTTACCTTCTCCTCACCTTTAGTGACCGCAAGTCGGCGTAGCTTGGCAGTTTGTCAGCTTGGTAGCCGGGAGCTGAAGATGCTGATCTCACAGTAAgctaaaaaaagaaaagccacAATACTCCCCCTCGGGCTGACTTCTGATCTTTACGGCTGACGAGCAGCGATTCGCTCGCTTTTGGGatttatcatttaaaatcGGTTAATGAACTGTGAGAATGGCGAACGAAAGTTCAGAACTAGTGCCAGCCAacgggagagaaagagatggcaaTAGAGAACCCGTtgattattgttttgtttcgtaTTTTGTTCTTCTGTTTGGGGCTCATGTCTTTTATTGTGGCAATTTGCATGTTGCCACCTTTCGCTTGTACCGTTAAGTAGCAGCGTATTGGCCacgctgcagcaacagctgccaaAGCAGCCCAATAATAATATCAGCATAAATTATAGATGCCCACAAAAATGGGCTCATTAGCACCTGGAATTATTTGCATGTAACGGCCATAATCATAATTGGGCACACATCATTTTTGGCCTGATTAAATTGGTAGCTGgtcacacacaaccacacgcGCCTCGCCTTGATGTGGCAACATCGTTGGTGGTCGCTCCTTTATTTTGCTTAATTGGAAGCGACTTACGCTGAAAATCAAAAGTGCcatagcagcaacagcaacaacaaaaacaagagcgAATGAgaagaacagcagcaacgacagcgacgacaacaacaagcaaaacatAAATCAACTTTGAAGTGCAGCGCAGTCAGCTGCGACTGCGCAGTCatcagcaacagtaacagcaacagctcaaCACAGCTCAGCTC of Drosophila nasuta strain 15112-1781.00 chromosome 3, ASM2355853v1, whole genome shotgun sequence contains these proteins:
- the LOC132794352 gene encoding spatacsin, yielding MHSTQARNKIFKSWSGISEVSIIKEVATKGEHIDLCMEYWAAKQKIPVSEYRHYFYDVVDAYVRRLLSERLVCKADNVLHNVERDVKCFFYQYACECNDADLSEFVLDHLRCRDPQLFEQEQTVLEYYWSLVKQLRDCSDLLNKHKSTLPRVHIEALMTLPEHTLQLLLVELYFANHNDELLSELNKQLVWQHLVNTAQLDRLRRWCWCQDADDTVELKPLEQAYAVWRLEPAMYEYALEHLEQPCEPLRNYFAQAGYFFAAEAADVSTVLRRLCTMQCLDQHKELICRLPMARHLLERGYHSLLLLDCVPVSALEQLAGENEPLLTLLIELKTHDPTEREGFELLSKSVQSYLERTHNAAESLQEQPLLTFFDFLCHEPSVLGLEGFLSSSNLSRVPYLKSLMSRFERHVPGNAAAVLPSPHDLFNKFKHVNLDALAAAHPGELISFSNARLSQRYARKAQLNYTHYLKQQRSAYAVYYFLMEQLQLYGQITRTQLFHACETATQLALQHAGDEELVTHCVACCEMLDFDTQTLRSFLHLQRRLPATSTASSYTEQLQHWDRALVHELQQQSAEFPLESYTALMRLAARNLQGKWPTAMLQHFAASNEWWQLLLLFQYFDLPLSELQQLLPHFKCRALGVHMLRALSYDCSHERQHKRAANRQTRRGDGQTNSSQDNMTNSSHSSGLDANLQQLQRDSGQSMCSLLTHNAQQDVFAIVLCSSNNLPDECIGSTAKFVELMQSSGQHCTSINLLKHCVRHQMPILAVLAATLSDQNRDWCWLVWLAVASGQWTQLLLEASRSREQEQEEYVWSLIRNVVKEGQVNALLHSFCIFQPDCKFVHLCRFLQLTAQHQDFSDSTIVELRHFLCSWSQDAVQLPLCAPLARKQLMQRCIGLLLLQLQCNFDCSMQQQKFLECICRSDVGDICDLLDFCLLHRIFGVAATWIRQLGIDYELLVRRDSAEYKRLVDALTEAKAYEEALQLAALLQLPLADIVYAKWLAELEAGQLHQHAEYEREIEQHALPPAILVNFLLQAAAQQPEENLRRRYELLQSALGVIKQHHLFPNESFDRDQIEYDMVMCYVQLELEQETEPVTIYHSEYFEQIMRQERCVLYKSFSELKELAGIDDLSIANKSQLTPEMEQRLDGLLQLLLDEGDIVEALRLQELFEFRPNDLRFIVFAMALAEGMTSIVNLSSKERQLLSDIEKSTFPKFNRLTLNQNPLGRCSSDLSASCSTLEFEEIPSKEKQQTLDTLLGIGSKLKHGVELGRRIVLAYRAAMYLDKEYLDVLRTKDASVLLRSAAEEDCLQRLLVVSDIYISTRLTPKEIADSLALELTTCIVRPRFYIFHASQQPRNAPRNADLWGHSIDKDFHLFLELTPNTTMLGNCLLEYCDALKAYRRYQDKKPFEPSDAFERLSGIITLYGLPNVANSSSSNAPGSPAIPQVLSHKKQNQIYVELLIKANLCFVHECSMEGIASVLERAKHLNGQLAKAKSWSLIVRLLIGIARYREMFYCFDSLIENEQFESLLGQFDDDQKSGLRQAILAYLREYNPKNGKELLRLAAHHFLMYKELAEMWSGEAQDVLATISSAAADQGRLRCSQGLQQLLQQALENYTHATENYLLDNKLILAQQSVARAELMAMQLDLCNKALEKRGGSSSGSNQAVPFCVSVIGVQTREQFRELVNQQLSVPQTLILSRAYGYDVNWSDALLTQFVVLQRRNYLQEYLCHQRINDNVIEQVAKGYILYTQHNAPTGQQQESLGQLVEHIRSVTLKYKLASILGLKLIVMSLINEQTVHYLRDTNYGRNEPHNVANM